The following nucleotide sequence is from Harpia harpyja isolate bHarHar1 chromosome 7, bHarHar1 primary haplotype, whole genome shotgun sequence.
TGCTTCTGTCAATTTTTAGACGATCTATCCTAGAGCCATAACTTTAACTGTGTCCTCAGATTGTAGGCGTGAGCTGCTATGAGCCAGTAGATGTGTAAAAGAAACTCTACCTAGCTGCTAGGGAGTCGGTGTGGGCTCCTTTCAAACACCCTTACATCTGTAGTACAAACCAACCTTTCTTTGTATCAAGGAACCCAATTCTCTGATGATTGTATTCTTGAAACGTTGCCCCAGAAGTGCTGTATCATCAGACCATCGCTTATGTGTGAAATTCCTTTTTGGTTTAGGCATGGGTTCAGGATGCTCAGTTTCAGCCTCTCGCCCATTACCTTCTTGCTGCAAACCTTTGTTTCTCAATGTGCAGGCTGCtgccttggtttttttgtttgtttgcgttggggtttggggttttttttgtctttttgaacTCATAGGTCTGCGTGAAGCTAGAGCAGTCGTAAAGCGCAGGTTTGGTTTACGCTTTGCTCTAGCAGTGCTCCAACAGCCATTTTCAACACCATGGGGGGAAAGGGTGGCCCTTTGTAAGGCAGAGGGAAGGCAAGCAGACTCGTGGCCGCTTCCCACTCCTCAAGTGATAAAGCAAAGCAGCAGGGTTTCTCTTCACAGCCAGGACTGAAATCCTGTGGGGCTGGTTCTTCCTTTTCACTGCACCGGGGCAGACACTGTCGCCCGGGCTGGTCCGTGCCGTGCCTCTTCTGGCCGCTCTGCACAGGACCCAGGCCCCCGCGGTCCCAAGTCGCCGTTAGGCTATGGCACTGCCAAAGCACAGGGATCCGAACGGGGTGGCCTTTGCTGCAGGGCTCTGACGGTAGAGCGCTTGGTCGAGCATGTGGTGTTAATGCAAAGCTTGCTCGGCCCTTGCCACCTTAGCTACCATCTTAGCGGAGCAGCCAGCGTGTAGGAATAACCATGCCAATCTCTGAGCTAGCTGCCGATCCCATATGAAATCCGGGAATGCTCAAGTCGTTTCACTGCCTACGTGACCCAGTTGCTCACAAACCCTTGGCTTGCTGcattcctccctgccctgggagTAGATTGGCATGCTTCGACCACCACAGGTATCTCAAAGGCCGTGTATAATGTACTTCCAAATAAAGGCTACGATGCTACCAACCGACCCTATGTGAGGTTACTTAATTTTAGCTCAGCGGACTCTGGGCCACAGCTTGCGTTGCTGCACGGATGAGGCACTCAAgtagagggaaggaaggaaggaaggcgAAGTCTTCTCCCCGCCAAAGATCTCCAAGGCACACACGTACTGCTGAAATAGAGCGGGAGGGGAAACGAAATGCTGGCCTGACGCTGCTAGACTTTGTTTTCAATTGCTGTAGTGCACTCATGCTTCTCCTGCAGCTTGCTCTGCAGGATGTGGCCAGAATGGGCTTTAGCCCAGCGGAAGGCTCCGCATAACTTTTTAAACagttgcaaaagcaaaaaaatactcTCTGGGTCTCTGCTGTCTCTTCAGCTAGTCAGAAACCAGGAGAAAACCCTTGACACATGAAAAAAAGTGCCTAGTTGTGCTACAGCAAGGGAATTCAGCCCTGCCCCAAGTGAGACGAGAAGGCCTTCTGgccttcaaaataaatacagttcaCGTGCTACACACCTGCGgaaatcctttttttaattttctttttaccacCAGTAACCTCCCCTTTTAGGCTGAGTTTTGCTTAAGGAGCACTTGCAGCAGTCCACCCTTGCCAGCTGTGGCTGGATGGGAGCACAGCTCCTGTTTAGCTGTAACTCTGCCCTTCACCGCTTTTAACCAGGTCAGACGAACTCGGCTTGTGTCGCTGTTCTATGGAAAATCTTCTTTCATGGGCCAAAGCAAACACCAAACTGTGCTGAACCCCTCGTTTAGTTAGCTTTGGTGTCCTTCGTGGAGCGCTGGGCGCTCGCTTTCTCGTAGAAGAGCATGGTCAGAGGCTGCTTACGCCGGAGGTCTGTCTGCCCTCTCCCAGCAGTTGTGAGCCCTCACCCCCAGATCATTTCCTAACCTGCCGCCTTCCAGTGGCGCTCAACCCATATCGTAACGTATCATCAGCGAAACGCACTTGCGATTGTTATGCACGTGGTGGTTGGTAATCCAAAGATTGAGAAAAGTCAGTCCTAGCGCACTATTCTAGTGAACTCTGAGCGATCGCACGCCGCTCAGAAGCTGAAGCAAAGGGATACAGGCCCCCAGTCTAAAGGTTGTACCAAAACTCCTCCCTGGACCGAGTGCAGTGGGCAGCGGCCGTCTGCGGCTGCCAGCCTCCGCTCTGCCATTCACCGAAAGCCTGCCAGGAACTAGTACACTAGCGCAGCCTGAGAAGTAGGACTGAAAACTAGGTACCTATTTTGCACTTTTGATACTGGGCAGGGGGGGCGGGAATTAACTTATTTGGCAaacttgtcttttttattttcggttttgttttggttttttttttgtatttgtgaacaGGCACTGATGTCATTTTGTTCTAAGATGATTACAGATTCGCAaccaaaataaactattttaatgtGTGATGAGGTGGCTCTGTGTTTCCATGTACAAACTACCCTCATCTCCATGTCGGCTCAGAAATTCCAGGAGCGATTAAACTGCTCCTGCTGTAGGAGATGCCTGGTTATCCCCAGCAGGCAATGTAGTCACATATGCCCCTACTCTCAGAACAGGACCCAGGCCACCTTTGGCTGCCCTCCCTTCCTCTGTATTCATTGTCCTGCTGCTGCGCCTTAACGGGAGAAACCTTTCGCCAGTGACAGTTTTGCCAGGAGCCCCTACAAGCCGGGTTGAGTAATTccagctgggaaagcagaggcaaaacGCCATTAGCctcatcttttcctttcccaggcaAACTCAAAAGCTACAGACACCAGTCAAATGGGCTGTTCCAACCCATCTGCTACCTACAGTTTATCAGcttaaaaattaccttttctaGCGGTAAACAGCATTTATTTCTCACTGCAAAGCCTGTGTTCACTGTGACCGGTGGAGGGGAACAGGACAGGGAAAGCCTGGGCTGAGGTCAGGGCTGCGTTGCCGCCGGGGCAGGTGGGAGCTGCCCTCATCTTGTCTTCACTCCGGGGAGAATGCAGAGCATCTCGAACAGCAGGTTTGCCCCCAGGAGGGCTGTGTTACCTAAGACAAGACAAAAAGGGGGAAACAACCAAGCCATGAATGCCCAACTGCTTTTGCCCACAGCAGTCAGCCGCCTCTGCCAGGCACACACATCTTTCTTACTCTCAACCATCTTTAGACTCACCAGAGAGGTCGTACATCGGTGCAACTTCTACAAGGTCACATCCCACTATGTTCAGTCCTTTGCAGCCACGAATGATCTCCAaagcctaggaaaaaaaacagatttgggATCAAGAAACACATCTGACCTAGCGGACTGGTCGGGGCTCTGCTTTCCCCACATGCAGCTAAGGAAACCCAACCTACGCAGGCCAAATCACATCAGTTCAACATTTCCTTTCCTCATTACCACTGCGAAATGCTCCCTGGCCAACCTCACCCTTCCCTTTGCTGCCCTGGCAGCACGGCCTCCTTTAACGGGAGCAAAAATGTCCCCTTCCCACTGGGAAACAAAGCTGCATCCCCCTTACCTGCACAGGCGTGAGCCCGGCTATCTCCGGTGTCCCAGTGCCTGGCGCATACGCGGGGTCTAGTCCGTCAATATCGAAACTGATGTACACCGGCTTGTCCCCCATCTGCGTCCTCACCTCCCCCATCAGCGGCACCAGGGACTTCCTCCAGCACTCTTCAGCCGGGACCACCCGGAAACCCTGCGGGCACACAGACACGCAGGCGCCCACTCAGTGAAAGGCGGGCAAAGCGGAGCATCCTCCTGCCCCACCAGGGATTTCTGCCGGGATAAATCCTCATCCCATGGCCAAGATGCAGAGGTGCACCTCGAAGCACCCTCCGCTCACCCCCACTGTCTTATTCTCCCCTCAGCTAATGGCTCAGTGCACCGGGAGCGTTTGTCCTGCGGGCCAAGCCACCGGTGTGGGACAAGATGCAAAAGagacatttcttttcctgctgaagCTAAGGGAGTATTAACAACCTGGCAATATTAATGGCAGGGAAAGAAAGCGGCGCTCTGTGCATGCCTGCAGCTGAGCTTACCTGGTCCCAACAGTACTTGTAAGGATCGGGGTCATAGGAGGAGCCTCGGATGCCGATCTGGACCACACGGCTGCAGTCCAGCAGCCCTTCCTCCACGCAGCGCCGGAACGGAGTCCCGTGGTAGATCTTCTCCCCCAGGGCTCTGTCTCCGGTGTCAGTGTGAGCATCCACGTGCACAAGTCCCACAGGACCGTGCCTAGCAGAGACAGGGCAGCCACATTAGTCGCCGTCCCGTGCGCGATGGCCCTGCCTACACCGGGGACGGCAAAGCAGGACCCTTCCCAAGGCTCCTTCCCAGGTCCTTATTCTACATCTCCAGGTCAGAAACTTACTTTTCTGCCACCGCCTGCAGGATGGGGTATGTTATGGTGTGATCTCCACCTGCAAAAGGCCAGGGAAGAGGGTGTAACACACTGCAAGAGGTGCTCACCGCTCACTATGTTTGTTCCCAGgtgattttttcccctccttgcatTTATCCTGCCTTTGTTTATACAGCCCAGGGCTTCATTCCCAAAGGAAAACCTGAGGCTCCCAGGTGCaggtttcttcctctctcctcttccctcctcggGAGGACCAGAGATGCACAACTGCTTGCAGGGGCAGCCCCTGGAGCAGGACCCTTGACCGGGTTTATAAATAGGTGCTTGATTCACTTCCGAGGACGTTGTAACTGATAATTTGCCCCATGCTACTATATACACTCGCTTCATTTAGCGATGCCAAGCTGCGACAGCTGGACACTTGAATACGCATCCAAATCATGCCTCATGCAAAGCAGCGTGCTGCTAGGCACTCGCTCAAGCTTGAAGCTTTTCAGAGGGACACAAACTGCTCTTGCTTCAGGTCCTGCTCAACAGGACACTGAAAGCATGCCACTGACTGGATTTGCGGTTGAGCTTCAGGCTGTGCACTGGAACAGTCTCTCGGCTGACCCATTCTCGACATTTTTGACACAAGAGGCATCATGGATGGCAGTAATTTCAACAGAGAGCGTGTAAATTTACCCACTATTTACCCATCTAGCCCATGATTTAGCAGAACACCCCCTGCAGGGGAGAGATTCATTGCTCACCTTCCACCATGTTCAGACTGAAcgagggctggaggagagggagtTTGGATGAGTGGGGAGGCGGTGGCACGGCAGGGAGATGTGGGGTCCTTACCCAAGGTGAGGGGCACACAGCCAGAGGCCACTATCTTCTGGTAGGACTCTCGGATGAGGCGGCAGCTGTCGGGCAGGTTATAGAGGTTCACGTTCACATCCCCGATGTCAGCCACCTGCAGGGAGTCGAAAGGCGCTGCCCCGGTGCTGGCGTTGTACCTCCTCACCATCACCGACTCGGCCCGGATCTGGCGCGGACCGAACCTGGGGAGACAGCACAGCCGGGAAAAGCTGCTGGGCAGAGTTCCTGATGCCAGCACCGCGCAGCCAGCGCTCCTCTCGTGGGAGGAGAGCCATGGTGGCCGGCCGGAGCAAAGCACCGGCTTCCCTGGCACCACAGTTAGCCCTTACCTGGCTCCCGGCCGGTTGGACGTGCCCGTGTCTAGAGGGACGCCAACGAAAGCTGCATCGAGTCCCTCTGCCGATGCCTGAATGGGCAGCTTCATCATGGAGCAGACCCCCACGGGCCGGGCCACGAACTGGGCACTGGGGGGCACGTTGAACTGTGAGCCCCAGCGGCAAGGGGCCCCGTGCCCCAGGGCCGGCGGCCAGAGGAGCCCCATGGATGCACCGGGTGAGGAGCCagaggcagccggggaccatggGCTGCAGCATGGGGTGGCCGCCGCAGCAGCCGCAGACAGCTTGCGAGCACAGAGCCCGGCTTCCCAGGacagcagctggctgcagccagcccagagCAGGCGCCTCATCCTGCCCCACGGGCTCCGACCCTCCACCCCACACGGAGTGGAGCGAGGGGTGCTGCGGAGAATGTTCCGTCTCGGCTGGAGTGCCGCAGCCAGGCAGAGAGCCAGCTGCCTCCAccatccctcccctctgccctccccagggtTCAAAGTGCGGCCGGACACCCCGCTGCTCAGAAAAGGGCAGAGATTCAGCTCAGGCCTCGCGTTCCCCCTCCCGGCCACCCCCTTTCCCCACGGCACAGTCTGCTTCCCGGCAAACACCGGGAACAAACGCGGCAGCAAGGGGCTTTGGCTCGAGCGTCTCCAACAAGACCCTGCCTAGGGATTAGCACAACAGGGCAAGAGGGACACGCTGGGAAATGTTCCAGTTTCGCTCCCCTCGGGCGTTAGCAGAAAGTAAGGCAGCATTTCTTGTGTTATACTTTTAAACTGCACTTTACAAAAGCACCCGGAATGCTGAAGAATCATAAAAATGCTTCATTAACGAAAGGCAGGCAGtgagagagaacaaaaaaaagtctaCCCTCAGCAGAACCGTAGACAGACAAAATGCAAGCAAAGGAGAAGCGATAGTAGGGATTTAAGAACCAGAGGCAGTGCTGCGGGACAAGCATTTTAGGCCATTTTTAAGGACAGAGAGATGAAATTAGATGATTTCAAGGGGAAGCAAATTTCAAATGTCTGGAGTTAACCAGCACAGATCAAACCCTGCTTGGCCTAATAACACCGCACGTGAAATCCGATGGCTCCGGCTCCTAATTCTGCTTCCTACTCATGTAGCAATTGGACCTGGGAGGaaaatcaaggggaaaaaaaaccagagtaTGTTCACAGCAGAAAGCCTACTCCACACAGTTGGTTTGGATAAGGAATATGTGCGTATTCCACACCCGGTACCGCAGGGACAAGGTAAGTCTCGGCACGTCAATAAGCCGAGCTGCACCTTGCTGACCTAACCAGCTCTTGCTGGCTcagagaaacagcagaacagcagcaagagaGGTCGGAGCAGAGATCTATCAGAAAAGCGACAGTATTTACTCTTCAAAAAGCTCCAGAGACAGAGTCCGGGGAACAGGCCTTGCTGCTAGACACGGGCACAGAGCTCACACGAGAGCGCATGCACAAACCCAAGGCAGCCATCCCAGCTAAAAATGTGCTGCAAGAACTCAGTAtctaagaaaaagcagcagcagctttggtcAGGGTCAGGTCAAtattaaaaagttctttttctgcAACTTTTTCCCCAAAGAGCTCATTTTCCGTGATTTCCCAGGCTCTGTGCTCTTGGCTGAGCCTTCTTTACAGCCCCAGCAGTGTCCTGTGTTCACAGGCAAAACAAGCAGGGCCATCCCCTTGTAGGTAGTCTTGCACCGTTGCTGAACTAGACGCTGTTTCAGCCCACAAGACCTTGATGACACGTTACTGCGTGACAATTAGGGATATCAGCCAGTTGACACATGATGTCATCGACCTGGAAACTGCAGGAGCAGCCAGCAATTTACCGTTCAGGAGAGTACGAAAACGGGGACATTCATGAGGCAAGGTCCACTCCTCTTCGGGAAACTCCACTTGGTGGAATAAAATAACGCGTTCCTCAGACGGCTCTGGAAAGAGCCGAATGATCTTTTAAGACGCCACCGAACCAGGGCTACGTTGCCGCCTAGGCCTCCACAGCCTAAAGCCTGGATCTGACAAACAGCGATGAACTAGATTGAGAGAACCCACTCAGCAGCAGAGCTTAATCTTCAATTTATTGTGCAACAGGCATAAACAACTTTCTCCCCAAGTTCCTCTAAACACAATTACAGACAAGAAATCATATGATGTTTTCATAAACACGACTGTTGCTGTGCAAACATCGATGTCTCCTATCCTCCCCGACCAAAGGATATTACTTCATTGTTCAACGGAGAAAACAGGTAGGTAAAACAGAAGAGCATCACACCAAACTCTTTAAGCGGGCACTGCTGCTCAGCCCTATTTCTTTTGCAGTATTATCCCTAACCGGACGCAGTTTGACTCTGCCTCGGACCCCATGGCAGCAGTCACTGCACAACTACTACAGTCAAGAAACAAACATAAGCAGGTTTCGAGCTGACTGCACTTCCGCTATTTTGCGTACAACTAGTGAGGCATTTAACGGTGCATTATCGTAAGAAGCAAGCAGCTCCTGACGCTCACGTTACCAGGCAGCACCTCACTAGGAGGCTTTTATGCTGTCATTTTATAGCAAGATCTGTCTGTGGCTGCAGAGGATATCATCTTAAgaccactgctggtttttttcccctaagaaaaGAAAGATCGCCCGTCCCTTCGTCAGCTCGGCTTTCTCAGCATATTGTTTGAATTCATGACACTTCCGCGTAAAGAGCAGCTAGACAGTGCCTCCTCCCACACACACCCTCTTCTGAAAGGGAACTTGCTTCATTCAACACACGACTTAGAAGTCGATTAAGCATTCCCAAATGTGAACAAAACCAAGCACGTACCTCAGGACACCTGCAAGGTCCGCGCACCCTCACACCAAGAGACTAATGAAGCAAGGGCATTTCCTCTAGCAGAGAGACAAAAGCAGTGTGTACTAACGCTTGCTAGAGATAAACTCAACCTCTTAAACACAGGCCTGGAGGTTTGTTCCCTAAAGCACTACAGGACTGCAGGCAGAAAGACAGATTCCTATGTGCCTTTAGAAAGTGCCATTTATCTATCGCACGGTCGTGTCCCAAATGATGGTGCTTTTCACCCAGACCGGCTCCTCCAGGCCAGCAACAGGAATATTGCTGCCCAGAGGTCTTCATACTCAAGGTTGGCCAAAAAGCACATCTTCATTTTGGTTTCTACGCGGCTTTTATCCACCAGTCTCTCCGTAAGCAAAGCAGCCGCAGACTGGCAGAGAAGCCAGGCGATCATCTGGTCGGGTTTCAGGGTCTTGGACACCAGAACACTTTCACCCCAGAGGCTTAGGTGAAGCACGTTAGCAGCAACTCTAGCAGACAATCTCtgcaaaaggaaggagagagattaGCCGATCCTGCTGCACTCGGATCACATCACTAGCATGTAGCATCTATGCTGCCAAAAGTCCCCCAGGCCTCCTCTAAGGCACCGCACAGTCCCCATGAATTAAAAAGCTCTTTGTGACAATTAACACCAGGCAACTGCACGCAACCCCTCCCAATTCAAGGTCCAGTCCTCGACACAAACATCCACTGAAATCCCTGAAACTATTCAGTGCTGCATGTGAGAGGCAGCACTGTACTTCAGCAAAGACTTCTTGGTTGTCTTTGACCGTTATCTAGACTGCAGTGGTATCTGGATTACAGTCCTGCACCCGTAGCCCTCCAGGGCAAAATGATCTATAAACAATACTCCCAAAGACCGGTCAGATGACTTCTTCAAGTCAACAGTTTCTTACCTTGTCGGGATCCCTCTGAAGTAGCATCTTTATCACCTGCTTCACCTCAAGGGGCACATGATCGGGCAGGCTTGGCAGCTGGTCTTCCCGGTAACTTCTGCTTTCCAAAGTCGACTCCCCGTGGCCATAGAAAGGATTGGCCAAGCCAAGGATTTCATAGGCGATCGCTCCAACAGCCCAAGCATCGGCTTTGCTGTAATTGATCACCATGCCCGGACCAGGCGACGCTGTGATCACCTGTCACAGAGACGGGGATGTTCAAATAAACACCTCTAGCGTGGGCTCTGTGCTAAAACTCATTTTCAGGGGTCAAGTCAGCATTTCCGCCATCATAAATGGAGAGAGGCTGAAACCAAAGCTAGGTTTCATCTAAACCTCTGGTGTAAATATTCCCTATTGGCATGCTCTAGACACTGCTCAGCTCACCAGGACACTGGGAGGAGTCCGGTCATTGCGCCTAGGCTTTAGTCGTTGCCCCAACCAGCATTCACAGATTTCACACTGGGATTTTAGACAGGCAGGAGACAGGCGGATGAACAACCAATGCTGCACCGGCACTTAAGCAATGCAAGGCAAGGTGCTCCAGGTCAAGCAGACAGTTAAGGGTGTCTTTGCTTTTATTATGGTTATCatcagagaaatagaaaggaactGTCAATAACTTCACAACCACCCTGAACTTCATCCAAAAACTACTGTCGCAACACAAGGACTGCTGCGTAAACTTCTTTAATAGCTACACAGAAAGGGGCCTGAAAAAAGACTGAAGAGCAAACTTTTTGCAGGAAAGGTCAATTCTGCCTCATAACACTGACTGATTACATTTCACTTTTGAGAGCTCAAGGTGTCTGCTTGACAAGTGCTCAGCACAGGTCCAAAGAGGACTTTTTGTATTAACGCAGAGATGTTTAGCAAGCGTAACTCAAGTTAGGACACGGACCT
It contains:
- the AGMAT gene encoding agmatinase, mitochondrial translates to MRRLLWAGCSQLLSWEAGLCARKLSAAAAAATPCCSPWSPAASGSSPGASMGLLWPPALGHGAPCRWGSQFNVPPSAQFVARPVGVCSMMKLPIQASAEGLDAAFVGVPLDTGTSNRPGARFGPRQIRAESVMVRRYNASTGAAPFDSLQVADIGDVNVNLYNLPDSCRLIRESYQKIVASGCVPLTLGGDHTITYPILQAVAEKHGPVGLVHVDAHTDTGDRALGEKIYHGTPFRRCVEEGLLDCSRVVQIGIRGSSYDPDPYKYCWDQGFRVVPAEECWRKSLVPLMGEVRTQMGDKPVYISFDIDGLDPAYAPGTGTPEIAGLTPVQALEIIRGCKGLNIVGCDLVEVAPMYDLSGNTALLGANLLFEMLCILPGVKTR